The nucleotide sequence AGAAAATTTACCAACAAGCTGGTAATCCAGTACACATTATGATAAAGTGCAAGCAGCATTTTCAGTAATTatttacaatacattttaattGGTTTCTAGCAGTATCACATCATGATAAGTAATCCATGTGCAGTcatgtgttttcattatttaaacacTTTATATTGTATAACTAGTTGCAGCGTAGACATTACTCTGTAGGCCTGCAGTGTATGCTGTAGTAATAGTTTGTCAGTGAGTACAaagatttcttaaaaaaaataaaaatctccaagattttaaagacttgagtaactttttcaaAACGCACATGAACGCTTTGAAATGCCAGAAACAGTGCATACAATCGGAAATCTACTAGAACATTCTTTGTGTTGTGTATAACAGCAAACAGTTGTCCATGTTTAAGAATGTTTCACCGCtctgatttgtgtgtgttgtgtaagaaaaaaaacaaactaaataagtGTAAACCAGCCTGTTATTATTTAATACAATGATAGTTATGAGTGTGGAGTTTTCATGTAAACTGACACAACAATGAATCAACTAATAGGCTAAACATTCACAGGCTGTCTTCAAATGTCACGTCTCTTCCATGTGATGTTCACACTCTCCAGCTCTCTCCAAACTCCTGAGTGCTCGAGGCCCTGGTACCATCTGGCTTTATCTTATCATTCCTCCTGTTTCCATCAAAGTTTCCACACAGGCCTCCCACCTTCCTTTTATAAAGGCGGGGTAGAATGATCTCTGCAGGGAAGACATTAACAGTGTCAGTTTGTTCATTGTATAAACAGTTTCGTTTAATCCTACGAGTTTCAGGATTCCTGCTGATTCTGTTTTGTATATTGAGGTAAAGATTAGCTACCTGCTGAGCTGTGTCCGTCAAACTCCACGGACAGGCCAAAGTCAGTCTTCAGGTAGATGTGAGAGGAATGTTCCCAGATGTTTAGACCAGCAGTCGATGAGAAGGGAGGATAAGTTGTATTTCCATCAACCTGGTGGAGGACAAAGAGGATCTGTCAGTGCAAAACAATACTTGCACAGTAGATTTTTTGTAGGGTTATGTTAGTTGTGTACAGGGATTCATCAATCATACTTGGATCAGTGCATGGCAGTGTGGATTCagtactgccacactgaaatgTCTCATCAATTATTTGATAGATTGCAATGAAATTCAGCACAGACATTCATTTATGTAGGATCAGTGCAAACTAGCACACTGACATACAATACTAAGGCCATAAACAAAGTAAACGTTCTACTTTCTCAACATCACTGACTTGATGCATTTTGGTTAAAGCTTTCCTATGTATGGATACAACTTCgcagagctgctagcatgacTGTTTGTTCAGATATGATATTCTAGTGCAAtgcacatttcattttaaatctcctAAAAGACGCTGCCCTGGACATGCCCATCTTTTTTCAGGGTTTGGATTTGAgctttgttgaaaaaaataattatgaatacatgtaaaatatacaataccAGTTTCAACTTGATCACTGCTTAAATGTGGTCGAGACTGAATACTGATGTTCTTTGCTGAATATAGTATACTAGTTGGTCTTCTTAAAATTACATACCTCAGAATCAAATGCAATAATATGTGACTCTCGGATGAATGTATAATACtaatattgctgtttttaaCAAACTCCATCTCTCCTTGTCTCTTTTTCTCATATGTATAACTATAAAATGCCAATAGGGAAATAACGCATTACAGAGCATAATTTATCACATATCACTGCATCTGCCCCTCTGCTGTCATAAGATCTTACAGAGAAAATTGAAACTACTGCTGGTTATTTCCCTAAGTGCCTCTATATGTGTCTGTGGGGAAGAGGAGATATTGTGTCACGGTGCCACAGTGAAATAACATGGAGGCAGACGgtgtgcttttaaaaatgccCCTGATACGTACTGTTAGCTTCCGTTTGTTCTTGAACTCCACAGTGTAATTATACACTCGGATCTTAAGCCCTTGTAATCTGTGGCGGTTATCCTGCTCTTCGCTGTCgtcatcactatcatcatcttcatcttcatcatcttcttcgCTGACTCTGCGACTGTTGTCTTCTTCACTGCtaatatcatcatcatcatctacgATATGCTCATTGATACCCTCGATGTAGACATCAGGAAGGTTATTTGGCAAGTTGCTGGTCCTGACCAGCACATACGAATGTTCACCCTCAAAGTCGTGCTTCATTTTATCAAATGTTCTGTACTCAGGGTCTCCGTTGATAGTGCACTCTCTGAAGCCTGCGGAGCAACCAGTGGAGCAattaaaaacaagtaaataagATAATATAGTTTAGCTATATCAGAGAGTTAATTATGGTATTTACAGCACCTGTAGACTGGCAGTAATAATCGCCATTCTCATTCTGAAGGCAGACAGCATTTCCATCACAGTCATCTTCGTCATCACAGTCAATCTTCCCCACGCCATCATCCTTCTCACATTCACATTTCTGACTGCAGTGATTGGTGTACCACACTTCGTTGAActgacaaaaaagagagagtCAGCAAATTCCTCACACCAATGTCTTCAGTAATGTGCTCCACTTTTTCGCAATAATGATAAGGCATTAAGAAAGTTGTCCAAAGTATTTCCAAATTTTGACTTTATAAAGATTTAGTCTGAACTGTCACTCACTTGGTATTTGGTGCCATCCCTATCCACACAACCACACTGTTGCACAGGCACACAAGCCCTCCTTTTCTTTACAAAGCCATCATTACACACACATCCTGCCACGCAGTTGATGTTGTCACTGCAGTGTGGTGGACCATTCAGGTCTGCACAGGTTGGACTGCATGCAGGCATACAAGTGGTGTAATGACTGTTTGCTCTGCATGAAGGTGCTAGAGTGAAACAGAACAATATACTTAGAGAAAGTATGCACACTTTGTTGGGTATAGACGGATTATTGGCCTGGGTGATTATTGTGCCCCATATTTAGCATTTTGATGAAGAAGCCTAGTCATAAATGACAGGTTCTAAAGTATCACACGCTGTTAAGTCATTTAATTGAACATGTATTGGCTCCAAATATTGGTTTTTTGATCACCAGTAATTGGCATCAGTATCATATTGATTGATCTGTACCCTTCATCATAGGATTCATACTGTAAATTTATTGGCCACTGTTCTTTTCTATTTGCCTAATATGCCACGTATAAAGTAATCGTTCTGGGAAattccagttttcttttttaaataggGAAATGTAAACTTTTAACTTACTTGGTAGAGGAGTGGTTGTTGGTTGTGATCTCGCTGTTGTTTGTGGCTCTGGTGGCACAGTGGATGGTGGTTGTGGTCTAACTGTTGTTTCTGGCTCTGGTGGTACTGTGGATGGAGGTTGTGGTCTAGCTGTTGTTTGTGGCTCTGGTGGTACTGTGGATGGTGGTTGTGGTCTAACTGTTGTTTCTGGTTCTGGTAGAACTGTGCTTGGTGGTTGTGGTCTAGCTGTTGTTTGTGGCTCTGGTGGATATGTGCTTGGTGGTTGTGGTCTAGCTGTTGTTTCTGGCTTTGGTGGATATGTGCTTGGTGGTTGTGGTCTAGCTGTTGTTTGTGGCTCTGGTGGATATGTGCTTGGTGGTTGTGGTCTGGCTGTTGTTTGTGGCTCTGGTGGATATGTGCTTGGTGGTTGTGGTCTGGCTGTTGTTTGTGGCTCTGGTGGATATGTGCTTGGTGGTTGTGGTCTGGCTGTTGTTTGTGGCTCTGGTGGATATGTGCTTGGTGGTTGTGGTCTGGCTGTTGTTTCAGGCTGTGGTGGATATGTGCTTGGGGGTTGTGGTCTAGCTGTTGTTTCTGGCTCTGGTGGTTGTGGTCTAGCTGTTGTTTCAGGCTGTGGTGGATATGTGCTTGGAGGTTGTGGTCTGGCTGTTGTTTGTGGCTCTGGTGGATATGTGCTTGGTGGTTGTGGTCTGGCTGTTGTTTGTGGCTCTGGTGGATATGTGCTTGGTGGTTGTGGTCTGGCTGTTGTTTGTGGCTCTGGTGGATATGTGCTTGGTGGTTGTGGTCTGGCTGTTGTTTCAGGCTGTGGTGGATATGTGCTTGGTGGTTGTGGTCTGGCTGTTGTTTCAGGCTGTGGTGGATATGTGCTTGGTGGTTGCGGTCTAGCTGTTGTTTCTGGCTCTGGTGGTTGTGTTCTAGCTGTTGTTTGTGGCTCTGGTGGATATGTGCTTGGTGGTTGTGGTCTAGCTGTAGTTTCAGGCTGTGGTGGATATGTGCTTGGTGGTTGTGGTCTCACTGTTGTTTCTGGTTCTGGTAGAACTGTGCTTGGTGGTTGTGGTCTAGCTGTTGTTTGTGGCTCTGGTGGATATGTGCTTGGTGGTTGTGGTCTGGCTGTTGTTTGTGGCTCTGGTGGATATGTGCTTGGTGGTTGTGGTCTGGCTGTTGTTTCAGGCTGTGGTGGATATGTGCTTGGTGGTTGTGGTCTGGCTGTTGTTTCAGGCTGTGGTGGATATGTGCTTGGTGGTTGTGGTCTAGCTGTTGTTTCTGGCTCTGGTGGTTGTGGTTTGGCTGTTGTTTGTGGCTCTGGTGGATATGTGCTTGGTGGTTGTGGTCTAGCTGTTGTTTCTGGCTCTGGTGGATATGTGCTTGGTGGTTGTGGTCTAGCTGTTGTTTCAGGCTGTGGTGGATATGTGCTTGGTGGTTGTGGTGTAGCTGTTGTTTCAGGCTGTGGTGGTTGTGGTCTAGCTGTTGTTTCAGGCTGTGGTGGATATGTGCTTGGTGGTTGTGGTCTAGCTGTTGTTTCAGGCTGTGGTGGATATGTGCTTGGTGGTTGTGGTCTGGCTGTTGTTTCAGGCTGTGGTGGATATGTGCTTGGTGGTTGTGGTGTAGCTGTTGTTTCAGGCTGTGGTGGTTGTGGTCTGGCTGTTGTTTCTGGCTCTGGTGATTGTGGTCTAGCTGTTGTTTCTGGCAGTGGTGGATATGTGCTTGGTGGTTGTGGTCTAGCTGTGGCAGCAGGAGTTGTTGGATTAGCCAGATCTGTAAcaacattttacagtgaagTCTTGCATTAACTCACATTGATTATCAGATAAGCTGTCCTTGGATTAAGCAGATTGTCAGTCAGACAGGATTACCTGCACAGTGTCCACGGTGAAGTGAGACATCATCTATGGCCACATCCGACTGATCATTAGAACCCCTACGCCCTTcaaaaatgatctgaaatgaAGTGCATGGCTTAATGTTAGACAACACAATGCCTATTATAGTCTCCAGATTCATTAGGACACATAGGTACAGGATACACTTTGATTATTGGAGGTAATGCACTGTTAATGTTTTGCTCTGGAAATTCTGACATTAGACAGGTCAGGcaaatcaacatatttttactcacttggAATGCTGCAGTTGTTGCCAAGTCAACCTGAGCCAGGTGCCACATATTTCCTTGATCATTCCTTTTCCGCCAGACAGCAGTGGCCAATCTGTTCTGGATCAGGTAAACATGGAGGCCCATTGTATTTGCTGAGCCATACATATGGTACCagaactgcagacactgaggaCCAGAGTCAGAACACTCAGAGCTGATGAGACGAGCCGTGTCTCCATGTGTCACGCTACTGGCCTCAATATACATGTAATGGCCATCTagaaaagagaaatgaaaagatgaaattTATCAGACCCTCTTTAGTTGGTCATATAGAATTCACGTAGCTTGAAatattgcttttgtttcttATCTGCCAACATTTATAATGTTATGTAGAGAAGGAGTACCTCCGGTGTGATCAGCAGCGGGGCCAGTCATCAGGGTGGGGGTGGACCCTTTTTGCCACGTCCAGTCAAAAGCATCTGTGACCATCTGATTCCAGTTGCAAAGGTTGCTGTCAAAGCTGCAGTCAAGATTGCAGACTATggggaaaaagtgcaaaaaaaataccataaaagtATTAGGACCTTAGCACAACTTCCTAAGAAATAATTCATTCTGTTCCCCTTAGTAATATGAATTGCTGATTCAGTATTTACAGGACTAGACATAAACGTTAATTTGTAACCACTCTTCTGCTTTCCTGATGTAAAAACCACTGACCCATAAAATATAGCTTCCTGTGTACTTACTGGGGTGTGGCGGGACGATGTCTGCAGTTGTTGAAGGAAGCTCAGTTCCACTAACAAGACCAGGAATGATACCTAAAGAAAGTGATTACTAACTTAGTTACACCCTGTGATATATAGGCTATGTGGTATCATATACACATGTCATAAATTTACAAAGtttacaatattctgttgttttttttttttttttagcggTAAATGTCACCTGAGCATGTGCCAAGATGGATGGAAATGTCATCTATGGCCACATCTGATTCAGCCGTAGAGCCACGAATTCCCTCCATTATGATCTGAAAGGAGTAATTGGGAATAAAAACTTCTCTATTGTGAAGAATACTATCACGGATCTTTGCAAAAAAGAGTGTGCAACATTCAGCTAGCATCTTTTAGAGTAATATTTTGGTAGGCTTACTTGAAATGGACCAGAGACTGTAATATTAACACTTCCCCGATGCCATTCTGGTCCCTGGTTGTTCAACATGGACCAGAGCTTTGTAGCTTTATTGTCTTTGAGCAGGTAAATATTGAGGGCCATGGCTGTGGCTGAGCCATACATATTATACCAGAATTCCAGGCAGAGTGGGCCATTGTTGTGGCACACTGAGCTCAACAAACGGGCAGAGTCTCCATGAGTTACACTGTCTCCCTCAAGGTACACGTAGAAACCAGCTAGAGGAGTGTTGGAAATTCCCAAGTAAATATGAATCATGAAAAAAAGAGTACAGCAGTACAACAGAGGTAATTATGTTGTCTCACATTGGAGTTTACTCTACCTCCAGTGGTATGATCTTGGTTTGGCCCAGTTAGATGCGATGGTGTGGGGCCTGAATGTCTTGTCCAATCAAAACTGTCCTGTACGAGCTGCTCCCATCcacaaaaattattttcaaagttGCAATTCACAGGACACACtatgaaaaagcaaataaagaCAATGGAAACAATAAATCTAATAGCCAGTTAGGGACAGGAAGGTTATTCTTTTGCAGGCAAGCACAGGCAAACatagtaattattatttatggaATTAATAATTACAAATTGGATTGTGCCACTGATTATCCAAAGCATTCCCAGATAAACACCCCCCAACCCTGGATGCTCTTACACGTATGATCTGGAGTTGAAGAAGTAGGAGTTGGACTTGTTGGAGAAACTGCTGTGGTTGGGGGGTTAGCTgaaatagaaacaaacaaacaaaaaacccaaagaaacaaacaaaaaagataatGAGTTCACTGCCTTTTTGGCGCCCCAGGAAATATTTTGTACTTGACTACCCCCTCCACATTTTAATCACCTAAAACTACCAACAAATTTCCCCATCTTTGCTTATATctgtgacaaaaactaaaaatcactCAGGAAAGGCCCCAGGCTTTTGCCTAGTTTGCTTATGCAATGAGTCTAGATTGAAAAAAGCGGaatgttgaagcagaaagtgtgAAAGATATTATTGGTAAGAGAAAAGCCAATCATTAGATATTGGAGAAGCAACACAATAGCTTTAATCAACACATAGTGCTgataaattacatattttagttAACACGATGATATAATTACATATACAGTATGCAGTATCATCCCAATCCCCATATCTGACTCAAATACCCACCACAGACTGTGCCAGTCTCCCAGTGGGGAAGTTTCACTCCTGCAAAATGGCATGCTGCTGCGTAAGACTTGAGAGATTCACATAGAGTGTGTTGGTCACCACTTGTGGGACAGTAGTCATATATACAGCTGTTGAGGTAGATGCTTGGATGAATATGTTCATGGCAGGCTTTGAAGGCATCCCCGAAAAGTACAGAACATTCATTATAGGCCTCATTCTCCTCATCATAATCACAGAGTCTTGGATCATTTGGGTAGACGATGCACCTGAAAAAATTAGACAGTGAAATAGAGATGAAGTCATTTTGTTGATTCCAGATTATacattttatatacatattattACTTCATAATGATTTTAGAACTTCTcctgcataaatataaaaatgtgttgaGATACCAGATTGTGAGCGGGGTCTAAGACCATATCCTCTGACTGTATTTAGCTGGCAGCTATATATTTCTGATTTTCAATAAACCAACAAGACAGGTCAGATTTTGAGTTTATGTGCTTGTGATTATTGTTGATGGATTGTTAGTTGTTAGAACACAGACAGCTATTTCATAACAAGACTAGGAACCTGCTTAGCCTGCTAACATTCTCACAACAGCAATGCTGACAGGCTGACTTTTAGCAAGTATGATGCTAACCATCAGAATTGGCGATCAGGGTCTTATATTGCATTTGCTAATTAGTATTAGCCACCAATTTAAGGTGATGGGAATATAATTAGCACCATTCTGCTActtcttaaaaaaaagtgttgtctttttatttgcagttgACATTCTaccttttttctttataaacatcataaaaatctgtttaattgTACACAGAACTTTGCAGTTATTCCGTATTGTAAAATAACTCACTCATTATTGTCTGGCACCCTCCAGCTGTCTCCAAACTCAAATGCGTCAGTGGCGCTTTGGCCTCCTGGTTTTAAAAAGTCATCGTCCTGGTGTCCAGAGTAGGTGCCACACAGTCCACACAGTTCATATTTGTAGCGCTCATCAACCTGCAGGAACAGCCTGTTCTCCATGTCTAACCCCATTCTGAGCCCAAATGTTGTCTCCAAGATAATATAATTACTCTTCTTGTAGACCGAAACTGAGCCATATGCACCACTGTTTGAATATGGGAGTTGGACATGGTTGTTGTGCTCCTAAGGGGAGAGCAATTGATTATTTGTCAATCATTCATTTGGAATGTTGGCATACAGTAGAACTGTTATGGCTATGGAAACCAATTCACAACCAACTGGCTGTTCAAGGCAAAATCAAGTGTGTTTTACTGCTAGTTTGTGTATACATGGAAACCTAAGGTGACAAACAACTGACTTCCTCCA is from Amphiprion ocellaris isolate individual 3 ecotype Okinawa chromosome 10, ASM2253959v1, whole genome shotgun sequence and encodes:
- the LOC111577304 gene encoding zonadhesin-like isoform X2 produces the protein MLGGIRTDLLVTVTLLALTQTGIQCRAENDFSLVTLPERRPTSEFITQCHYETNNRPICDWTRSQGRKEVVVDVLESPPLEVEGEACVEFWYLAPVTPKGSELHVLLKSRTGLVEIWASPAIPQDAWRQVFVPLKIIEPGTQVVFEEVQAQSPQEKITFKQIHVRRGSCGHQCESNTELWTDEFTRCLCSAGQFLCFPSQCPKGQICGPETRRSSGNPTSGICTIHRHTDCSTFDGVLFRFMAPCAYVLAKTCSPTEALPEFSVEVVNEQNGNESLPTVQRIIVNLGNIRVFLLKGQTHRVVVNGVWKKVPLSLSSGTININSNPAAVVLATRFGLSVSTDNSGDIHVVLPSTYSDKVCGLCGNFNHLTEDDLLMPNGTNAEDATDLAESWQTGESTSSCETILVPNQCDPLEQAEYASELYCGGLLSSTGPFADCLSVVGAESYFRSCVFGMCSSHGDPVVLCETLQLYADVCQKAGGAIPTWRNSTFCPLQCSENSHYNSCADGCPEVCSSLDIVGSCGSCEERCECDSGFKLSGKKCVPAEDCGCWYNGTHYEKGETLVEGDCVQQCQCMGNDAMQCSPMHCTDSEVCKVDNGVKGCFPFKSVTCSVYGDPHYITFDKLEYQFQGGCSYTLTTTCSGESSVQFSVTGYNMHPPHQNFTRSKLEAVALEVDELFLTLNQSGEVYEHNNHVQLPYSNSGAYGSVSVYKKSNYIILETTFGLRMGLDMENRLFLQVDERYKYELCGLCGTYSGHQDDDFLKPGGQSATDAFEFGDSWRVPDNNECIVYPNDPRLCDYDEENEAYNECSVLFGDAFKACHEHIHPSIYLNSCIYDYCPTSGDQHTLCESLKSYAAACHFAGVKLPHWETGTVCVCPVNCNFENNFCGWEQLVQDSFDWTRHSGPTPSHLTGPNQDHTTGAGFYVYLEGDSVTHGDSARLLSSVCHNNGPLCLEFWYNMYGSATAMALNIYLLKDNKATKLWSMLNNQGPEWHRGSVNITVSGPFQIIMEGIRGSTAESDVAIDDISIHLGTCSGIIPGLVSGTELPSTTADIVPPHPICNLDCSFDSNLCNWNQMVTDAFDWTWQKGSTPTLMTGPAADHTGDGHYMYIEASSVTHGDTARLISSECSDSGPQCLQFWYHMYGSANTMGLHVYLIQNRLATAVWRKRNDQGNMWHLAQVDLATTAAFQIIFEGRRGSNDQSDVAIDDVSLHRGHCADLANPTTPAATARPQPPSTYPPLPETTARPQSPEPETTARPQPPQPETTATPQPPSTYPPQPETTARPQPPSTYPPQPETTARPQPPSTYPPQPETTARPQPPQPETTATPQPPSTYPPQPETTARPQPPSTYPPEPETTARPQPPSTYPPEPQTTAKPQPPEPETTARPQPPSTYPPQPETTARPQPPSTYPPQPETTARPQPPSTYPPEPQTTARPQPPSTYPPEPQTTARPQPPSTVLPEPETTVRPQPPSTYPPQPETTARPQPPSTYPPEPQTTARTQPPEPETTARPQPPSTYPPQPETTARPQPPSTYPPQPETTARPQPPSTYPPEPQTTARPQPPSTYPPEPQTTARPQPPSTYPPEPQTTARPQPPSTYPPQPETTARPQPPEPETTARPQPPSTYPPQPETTARPQPPSTYPPEPQTTARPQPPSTYPPEPQTTARPQPPSTYPPEPQTTARPQPPSTYPPEPQTTARPQPPSTYPPKPETTARPQPPSTYPPEPQTTARPQPPSTVLPEPETTVRPQPPSTVPPEPQTTARPQPPSTVPPEPETTVRPQPPSTVPPEPQTTARSQPTTTPLPTPSCRANSHYTTCMPACSPTCADLNGPPHCSDNINCVAGCVCNDGFVKKRRACVPVQQCGCVDRDGTKYQFNEVWYTNHCSQKCECEKDDGVGKIDCDDEDDCDGNAVCLQNENGDYYCQSTGFRECTINGDPEYRTFDKMKHDFEGEHSYVLVRTSNLPNNLPDVYIEGINEHIVDDDDDISSEEDNSRRVSEEDDEDEDDDSDDDSEEQDNRHRLQGLKIRVYNYTVEFKNKRKLTVDGNTTYPPFSSTAGLNIWEHSSHIYLKTDFGLSVEFDGHSSAEIILPRLYKRKVGGLCGNFDGNRRNDKIKPDGTRASSTQEFGESWRV
- the LOC111577304 gene encoding zonadhesin-like isoform X1 produces the protein MLGGIRTDLLVTVTLLALTQTGIQCRAENDFSLVTLPERRPTSEFITQCHYETNNRPICDWTRSQGRKEVVVDVLESPPLEVEGEACVEFWYLAPVTPKGSELHVLLKSRTGLVEIWASPAIPQDAWRQVFVPLKIIEPGTQVVFEEVQAQSPQEKITFKQIHVRRGSCGHQCESNTELWTDEFTRCLCSAGQFLCFPSQCPKGQICGPETRRSSGNPTSGICTIHRHTDCSTFDGVLFRFMAPCAYVLAKTCSPTEALPEFSVEVVNEQNGNESLPTVQRIIVNLGNIRVFLLKGQTHRVVVNGVWKKVPLSLSSGTININSNPAAVVLATRFGLSVSTDNSGDIHVVLPSTYSDKVCGLCGNFNHLTEDDLLMPNGTNAEDATDLAESWQTGESTSSCETILVPNQCDPLEQAEYASELYCGGLLSSTGPFADCLSVVGAESYFRSCVFGMCSSHGDPVVLCETLQLYADVCQKAGGAIPTWRNSTFCPLQCSENSHYNSCADGCPEVCSSLDIVGSCGSCEERCECDSGFKLSGKKCVPAEDCGCWYNGTHYEKGETLVEGDCVQQCQCMGNDAMQCSPMHCTDSEVCKVDNGVKGCFPFKSVTCSVYGDPHYITFDKLEYQFQGGCSYTLTTTCSGESSVQFSVTGYNMHPPHQNFTRSKLEAVALEVDELFLTLNQSGEVYEHNNHVQLPYSNSGAYGSVSVYKKSNYIILETTFGLRMGLDMENRLFLQVDERYKYELCGLCGTYSGHQDDDFLKPGGQSATDAFEFGDSWRVPDNNECIVYPNDPRLCDYDEENEAYNECSVLFGDAFKACHEHIHPSIYLNSCIYDYCPTSGDQHTLCESLKSYAAACHFAGVKLPHWETGTVCANPPTTAVSPTSPTPTSSTPDHTLCPVNCNFENNFCGWEQLVQDSFDWTRHSGPTPSHLTGPNQDHTTGAGFYVYLEGDSVTHGDSARLLSSVCHNNGPLCLEFWYNMYGSATAMALNIYLLKDNKATKLWSMLNNQGPEWHRGSVNITVSGPFQIIMEGIRGSTAESDVAIDDISIHLGTCSGIIPGLVSGTELPSTTADIVPPHPICNLDCSFDSNLCNWNQMVTDAFDWTWQKGSTPTLMTGPAADHTGDGHYMYIEASSVTHGDTARLISSECSDSGPQCLQFWYHMYGSANTMGLHVYLIQNRLATAVWRKRNDQGNMWHLAQVDLATTAAFQIIFEGRRGSNDQSDVAIDDVSLHRGHCADLANPTTPAATARPQPPSTYPPLPETTARPQSPEPETTARPQPPQPETTATPQPPSTYPPQPETTARPQPPSTYPPQPETTARPQPPSTYPPQPETTARPQPPQPETTATPQPPSTYPPQPETTARPQPPSTYPPEPETTARPQPPSTYPPEPQTTAKPQPPEPETTARPQPPSTYPPQPETTARPQPPSTYPPQPETTARPQPPSTYPPEPQTTARPQPPSTYPPEPQTTARPQPPSTVLPEPETTVRPQPPSTYPPQPETTARPQPPSTYPPEPQTTARTQPPEPETTARPQPPSTYPPQPETTARPQPPSTYPPQPETTARPQPPSTYPPEPQTTARPQPPSTYPPEPQTTARPQPPSTYPPEPQTTARPQPPSTYPPQPETTARPQPPEPETTARPQPPSTYPPQPETTARPQPPSTYPPEPQTTARPQPPSTYPPEPQTTARPQPPSTYPPEPQTTARPQPPSTYPPEPQTTARPQPPSTYPPKPETTARPQPPSTYPPEPQTTARPQPPSTVLPEPETTVRPQPPSTVPPEPQTTARPQPPSTVPPEPETTVRPQPPSTVPPEPQTTARSQPTTTPLPTPSCRANSHYTTCMPACSPTCADLNGPPHCSDNINCVAGCVCNDGFVKKRRACVPVQQCGCVDRDGTKYQFNEVWYTNHCSQKCECEKDDGVGKIDCDDEDDCDGNAVCLQNENGDYYCQSTGFRECTINGDPEYRTFDKMKHDFEGEHSYVLVRTSNLPNNLPDVYIEGINEHIVDDDDDISSEEDNSRRVSEEDDEDEDDDSDDDSEEQDNRHRLQGLKIRVYNYTVEFKNKRKLTVDGNTTYPPFSSTAGLNIWEHSSHIYLKTDFGLSVEFDGHSSAEIILPRLYKRKVGGLCGNFDGNRRNDKIKPDGTRASSTQEFGESWRV